One genomic window of Luteitalea pratensis includes the following:
- the tuf gene encoding elongation factor Tu has protein sequence MGKEKFDRSKPHVNIGTIGHIDHGKTTTTAAITKVLHKHNPKVSFRSFDSIDNAPEERERGITIATAHVEYETANRHYAHVDCPGHADYVKNMITGAAQMDGGILVVAATDGPMPQTREHILLARQVGVPYLVVFLNKVDAVDDAELLDLVELEVRELLSSYGFPGDEIPIVRGSALKALEGDPEWEKTIDNLMEAVDAYIPMPLREIDKPFLMPVEDVFSISGRGTVVTGRVERGKVKVGEEIEIVGFGPTRKTVVTGVEMFKKLLDEGQAGDNIGALLRGIDKEAVERGQVLAKPGSITPHTKFKGEVYVLTKEEGGRHTPFFNGYRPQFYIRTTDVTGVAHLPEGVEMVMPGDNVTMEIELIGPVALEKGLRFAIREGGRTVGAGTITEILQ, from the coding sequence ATGGGTAAAGAGAAGTTCGACCGCTCGAAACCGCACGTCAACATCGGCACGATCGGTCACATCGACCACGGCAAGACGACGACGACCGCGGCGATCACCAAGGTGTTGCACAAGCACAACCCGAAGGTGTCGTTCCGGTCGTTCGACTCGATCGACAACGCGCCGGAAGAGCGGGAGCGCGGGATCACGATTGCGACGGCGCACGTGGAGTACGAGACGGCCAACCGGCATTACGCGCACGTGGATTGCCCGGGGCACGCCGACTACGTGAAGAACATGATCACGGGTGCGGCGCAGATGGACGGCGGCATTCTGGTGGTGGCGGCGACCGACGGGCCGATGCCGCAGACGCGCGAGCACATTCTGCTGGCGCGGCAGGTGGGGGTGCCGTATCTGGTGGTGTTCCTGAACAAGGTGGACGCGGTCGACGACGCCGAGTTGCTGGACCTGGTCGAGCTGGAGGTGCGCGAGCTGCTCTCGAGCTACGGGTTCCCCGGGGACGAGATCCCGATTGTGCGCGGCTCGGCGCTCAAGGCGCTCGAAGGCGACCCGGAGTGGGAAAAGACGATCGACAACCTGATGGAGGCTGTCGACGCGTACATTCCGATGCCGCTGCGCGAGATCGACAAGCCGTTCCTGATGCCGGTCGAGGACGTGTTCTCGATCTCGGGGCGCGGGACGGTGGTGACGGGGCGGGTCGAGCGGGGCAAGGTGAAGGTCGGCGAGGAAATCGAGATTGTGGGTTTCGGGCCGACGCGCAAGACGGTGGTGACCGGCGTCGAGATGTTCAAGAAGTTGCTCGACGAGGGCCAGGCGGGCGACAACATCGGCGCGCTGCTGCGGGGCATCGACAAGGAAGCGGTCGAGCGCGGGCAGGTGCTGGCCAAGCCGGGGTCGATCACGCCGCACACCAAGTTCAAGGGCGAGGTCTACGTCCTGACCAAGGAAGAGGGCGGGCGGCACACGCCGTTCTTCAACGGCTACCGGCCGCAGTTCTACATCCGGACGACGGATGTGACCGGGGTGGCCCACCTGCCCGAGGGCGTGGAAATGGTGATGCCGGGCGACAACGTGACGATGGAGATCGAGCTCATCGGGCCGGTGGCGCTGGAGAAGGGCCTGCGGTTTGCCATCCGCGAGGGTGGCCGCACGGTGGGCGCCGGTACGATCACCGAGATTCTGCAGTAA